The Streptomyces sp. cg36 genomic interval TCGAGGTTGAGCACCTGCGGGTCCGACGTGGACACCTTGTACGGGAAGTCGGTGGCGGGCACCTTCTCGTCGCCCTGCTTCCCGCCGACCGGCTTGGCGCGCGGCTGCGGCTTGTCCAGGTCGATGTCGAAGAAGCCCGGGGTGACGCCGCCCCCGCACCCCGAACCCATCGAGTACGCGGTCCAGTCGAGCGGGGTGTCGCGCTCCACGACCTTCACGTTCACGGCGTTGATGACGACCGACTCGTGGGTCTTGCCGGTCGCGGTCAGCTGGAGCGTCAGATGCCCGCCGTCCACGCCGCCGAGCACCTCGGCCCAGGGGCGGCTCTCGCTCGGCGACGGCGGCTTGGGCACCGCGTTCGGCTTCTGGTCCAGCAGATAGAACTTCCCGCACGGCCCGTCCCACAGGTACGAGCTGACGCCGACGCCCAGCGGGGCCAGGGCGGGCGGGGTGGGCTTGCGGACCGCCGACGCCGAGGGGGCGGGGCTGCCGGACGGCGCGTGGCTCAGGACGCCGCTCGGCGGGACCGCCTTCGGGCTCGCGGAGGCGGACTTGGCGGGCGCGGTCTGCGGCGGGGTGGGGCCGCTCTCCCTGGCGTCGGCGACGGCCGAGCTCTTGGCGTCCTTGTCCCCGGGCCCGCCGGACAGGCTCGCCACGGCGACGACCGGCACGGCGAGGGCCGCGACGACGGCGGCCCCGATCAGCGCGAGGCGGGTGCGCTTGGTCATCCGGGGCCCGGGGCGCGGCGCGGACGCGCCGGTGCGGACACCGACGAGGGGGGCCTCGCCGTCGCCGGACGCGTCGGCGTCCTCGCGGGCGGCGCCGGAGGCGGTGTCACGGGCGGGCACGGACGGCGACGCGGGCGCGGGCGCGGGCCCGGTCGGCGGCGCGGACGCGGACCCGGCCACGGGTCCGGCATCGGCATCGGCGGCGGCAGCAGCGGACCTTTCCGGAGCTTCCGCTTCCGGCTTTGATCCGGATTCCGCCTCGGGTGCGGGCACGGGCGCCGCGGCCGTCACCGGCGCGGCCGGGCGGGCCGCCTCCGCCGCCGCGCCGCGCGCCCGGCGCCGGGCGTCGTCGGCCAGGATCCAGCGGCGGTGCAGCTCGACGGACTCCTCCCGGGTGGCGCCGCAGACCCGCGCCAGCCGGTCGACGGGGGCGTACTCGTGCGGCACGGCGTCGCCGTTGCAGTACCGGTGGAGCGTCGACGTACTGACGTGGAGCTTGCCCGCCAGGACGCCGTAACTCTGTCCCGAACGGTCCTTCAACCCCCGCAGAAGCGCCGCGAAATCCTCGGACTCAGCCGTAGCCACGAGTCGTTTCCCTCCCTGTGCGTCCCGGAACCGCGTTCCAGGGGAAGGACGTTTCCCCAGGTCAAGGCATGTTC includes:
- a CDS encoding helix-turn-helix domain-containing protein, which produces MATAESEDFAALLRGLKDRSGQSYGVLAGKLHVSTSTLHRYCNGDAVPHEYAPVDRLARVCGATREESVELHRRWILADDARRRARGAAAEAARPAAPVTAAAPVPAPEAESGSKPEAEAPERSAAAAADADAGPVAGSASAPPTGPAPAPASPSVPARDTASGAAREDADASGDGEAPLVGVRTGASAPRPGPRMTKRTRLALIGAAVVAALAVPVVAVASLSGGPGDKDAKSSAVADARESGPTPPQTAPAKSASASPKAVPPSGVLSHAPSGSPAPSASAVRKPTPPALAPLGVGVSSYLWDGPCGKFYLLDQKPNAVPKPPSPSESRPWAEVLGGVDGGHLTLQLTATGKTHESVVINAVNVKVVERDTPLDWTAYSMGSGCGGGVTPGFFDIDLDKPQPRAKPVGGKQGDEKVPATDFPYKVSTSDPQVLNLDVHTDAHEVTWYLEVEWSSGDRFGKIPVYDETGKPFHSSAIKGRPAYEYRLDTNVWERLST